A window of Eubacteriaceae bacterium ES3 contains these coding sequences:
- the argJ gene encoding bifunctional glutamate N-acetyltransferase/amino-acid acetyltransferase ArgJ, whose translation MKIINDGNAGLAQGFKLGGLHCGIKKDKLDLAVLVSEKPATAAVKTTTNCVKAAPILWCNEVMKSSKKQVIVVNSGNANACTGTQGSQAVLKTAEKAAAIFDVDKEAVLIASTGVIGVPLPVKKILTGLEQISLNDSPEAGVEAAEAILTTDTGIKTVGVEIEIKGKTVKIGGMAKGSGMIHPNMATMLSFVTTDICIDEKLLDSLLTEVTQETYNMISVDGDTSTNDMVTVLANGMAGNDCLCENDPDLETFKEAFLYVHKTLAKKIVRDGEGATKFVEVEVRGAKTKADARTLAKSVITSNLFKAAMFGEDANWGRALCALGYSGVKFDPLKVSLVFSSSAGMVTLLNDGMPIAFDEEEALAVLKETDLHIDVELEEGSEKAIAWGCDLSYEYVKINGDYRS comes from the coding sequence ATGAAAATTATAAATGATGGAAATGCCGGATTGGCTCAAGGTTTTAAACTGGGCGGATTGCATTGCGGCATCAAGAAAGATAAACTCGATTTAGCTGTCTTAGTGTCGGAAAAACCGGCAACAGCTGCAGTAAAAACCACTACCAATTGCGTTAAAGCAGCACCAATACTTTGGTGTAACGAGGTTATGAAAAGTTCAAAAAAACAGGTGATAGTAGTCAACAGTGGCAATGCCAATGCCTGTACTGGAACTCAAGGTTCTCAAGCGGTTTTAAAGACGGCAGAAAAAGCAGCGGCTATTTTTGATGTTGATAAAGAAGCAGTCCTTATTGCCTCGACTGGTGTAATCGGCGTTCCGTTGCCAGTTAAAAAAATCCTGACAGGACTCGAACAGATCAGCCTGAATGATTCCCCTGAAGCGGGTGTGGAAGCAGCAGAAGCGATTTTGACGACGGACACCGGAATTAAAACAGTCGGAGTTGAAATTGAAATAAAAGGAAAAACTGTAAAAATTGGTGGAATGGCTAAGGGTTCGGGAATGATTCATCCCAATATGGCAACCATGCTGTCTTTTGTGACCACCGATATCTGTATTGATGAAAAATTACTGGATTCATTACTGACCGAGGTAACTCAGGAAACCTACAATATGATTTCAGTGGATGGTGATACTTCTACCAATGATATGGTGACTGTACTGGCAAATGGAATGGCTGGCAATGATTGTCTTTGCGAAAATGATCCGGATCTGGAGACTTTTAAGGAAGCCTTTTTATATGTACATAAAACCTTAGCAAAGAAAATCGTCCGTGATGGAGAAGGGGCTACAAAATTTGTGGAGGTTGAGGTGCGTGGCGCAAAGACTAAAGCAGACGCTCGGACTTTGGCAAAATCAGTAATCACCTCGAATCTTTTCAAAGCGGCAATGTTCGGTGAAGATGCCAACTGGGGACGGGCACTTTGTGCTTTAGGATATTCGGGAGTAAAATTTGATCCATTAAAAGTATCTTTGGTCTTTTCCAGCTCTGCTGGGATGGTAACGCTTTTAAACGATGGGATGCCAATCGCTTTTGATGAAGAAGAAGCATTGGCGGTCCTCAAGGAAACGGATTTGCATATCGATGTAGAACTGGAAGAAGGTTCGGAAAAGGCTATTGCCTGGGGATGTGATTTATCCTATGAGTATGTTAAAATTAATGGTGACTATCGTAGTTAA
- a CDS encoding ATP-binding protein — translation MFAEIKRKITVFNTLILIIFMFMFIFLLAFLVKWSLNLSGEMYLTDVAKEIIKEEGGSVTESVESLDSVHEKFGYQYILWNSSNTVKNMKLEDRNLITKGYEIILENSEFPRFNTFATEALEYRGYTIKYSNNSGDYILQVFQQVSTERSIVTYVISFLFLIGVGSVAVLIPISYFLAGKSLQPIKETFEDQKKFIANASHELRTPLTVIQTNIEVLKLKEEDTICNNAKWLDNIASESETMAQLISELLLLAQAENQSLEMDVDNFDLSAMCHQLVDLMETLAHDKLITLTDSVDDEIYFKGDEQRLKQAVRILLDNAIKYTKEEGQVELCLSQEKRHVVIAVRDTGIGLTEEEKAKVFSRFYRVDDGRNRATGGVGLGLNIADYIVKSHGGKIKIDSTPNVGSVFSIVLPKNSSKPETRKNGQKIEQASDDFTIE, via the coding sequence ATGTTTGCTGAAATCAAACGAAAAATCACAGTGTTTAATACGCTGATTTTAATTATCTTTATGTTTATGTTTATTTTCCTTCTGGCTTTTCTGGTAAAATGGAGTCTGAACCTATCGGGAGAAATGTATCTGACCGATGTGGCCAAGGAAATTATTAAGGAAGAAGGCGGAAGCGTTACTGAATCCGTGGAATCATTAGATTCCGTACATGAGAAATTTGGCTATCAGTATATCCTCTGGAATTCCAGTAATACAGTGAAAAATATGAAACTTGAAGATCGTAATCTGATTACTAAAGGGTATGAGATTATTCTGGAAAACTCTGAATTTCCCAGGTTTAATACTTTTGCTACAGAAGCCCTGGAATACAGGGGATATACTATAAAATATTCCAACAATTCCGGAGATTACATCTTGCAGGTTTTTCAACAGGTCAGTACGGAGCGATCCATTGTTACTTATGTTATTTCGTTTTTATTTCTAATTGGTGTGGGTTCAGTGGCAGTCTTGATACCAATCTCTTATTTTCTGGCTGGTAAATCTTTGCAACCGATCAAGGAGACCTTTGAGGATCAGAAAAAATTCATTGCCAATGCATCACATGAATTGAGAACACCATTAACCGTTATCCAGACTAATATTGAAGTACTGAAGTTAAAAGAAGAAGATACAATTTGTAATAATGCCAAGTGGCTTGATAATATTGCCAGTGAAAGCGAGACGATGGCTCAACTGATTTCTGAACTTCTATTGCTTGCTCAGGCTGAAAATCAGAGCCTGGAAATGGATGTGGACAACTTTGATTTGTCAGCCATGTGTCATCAGTTAGTGGATCTAATGGAAACCCTGGCACATGATAAGTTGATTACACTGACGGATTCAGTGGATGATGAAATTTATTTTAAAGGCGATGAACAACGGCTGAAACAGGCTGTACGCATACTTCTTGATAATGCTATCAAGTATACGAAAGAAGAAGGTCAAGTTGAACTGTGCCTGAGTCAGGAAAAAAGACATGTTGTGATTGCCGTAAGAGATACTGGAATAGGTTTGACTGAGGAAGAAAAAGCTAAAGTATTCAGCCGTTTCTACCGAGTTGATGATGGCCGAAACCGGGCGACTGGCGGTGTTGGGCTTGGCCTCAATATTGCTGATTACATCGTTAAAAGTCATGGTGGGAAAATTAAAATTGATTCAACTCCCAATGTGGGTAGCGTTTTTTCAATTGTTCTGCCAAAGAACAGCAGTAAACCGGAAACAAGAAAAAACGGTCAAAAAATTGAACAGGCATCTGACGACTTCACAATTGAATAA
- the argB gene encoding acetylglutamate kinase, whose protein sequence is MEKYIEKAKILIEALPYIQQFKKKIMVIKYGGSFMYDEQIKQSVMDDISLMCLVGIRPIIVHGGGKDISGLLNDLDIQTEFVEGLRVTNEKVVEVAEMVLSGKINKELVQLLQDREISAVGLSGKDGGMIKVKKKFVNDLDIGYVGEIFHIDDKILKAVLKEDFLPVIAPIGTDKTGQSYNINADHVACAIAAHLKAEKLIYLTDTDGVYMDPENQDSIIHRLFTDNVPKLIEEGIISGGMIPKVESSVEALNAGVNSVHILDGKVEHSLLLELFTAAGVGTMIRESIV, encoded by the coding sequence ATGGAAAAGTATATTGAAAAGGCTAAGATTTTAATTGAAGCACTACCCTATATTCAACAGTTTAAAAAGAAAATAATGGTCATTAAATATGGTGGAAGCTTCATGTACGACGAGCAGATTAAACAGTCGGTGATGGATGATATTTCACTGATGTGTCTGGTCGGTATTCGTCCCATCATCGTTCATGGTGGTGGTAAAGATATTTCCGGTCTGCTCAATGATCTGGATATCCAGACTGAGTTTGTCGAAGGTTTGCGTGTCACCAATGAAAAAGTAGTGGAAGTGGCCGAAATGGTTTTATCAGGTAAAATAAACAAGGAGTTGGTGCAGCTGCTGCAAGACCGTGAGATATCAGCAGTGGGTCTTTCGGGAAAAGACGGCGGTATGATCAAGGTTAAGAAAAAATTCGTCAACGATCTTGATATCGGATATGTGGGGGAAATTTTCCATATTGATGATAAAATCCTGAAAGCTGTATTAAAGGAAGATTTTCTGCCAGTTATTGCTCCGATTGGGACCGATAAAACGGGACAGAGTTACAATATCAATGCTGATCATGTGGCTTGCGCAATTGCTGCCCATTTGAAAGCTGAAAAACTGATTTACTTAACTGATACAGATGGGGTGTATATGGATCCGGAAAATCAGGATTCTATTATTCATCGTCTGTTTACCGATAATGTGCCAAAACTGATTGAAGAGGGGATTATCTCGGGTGGTATGATACCTAAAGTTGAAAGCAGTGTTGAGGCTTTAAATGCAGGGGTTAATTCAGTACATATCTTGGATGGAAAAGTGGAACACTCGCTGCTTTTAGAATTGTTTACAGCCGCCGGTGTCGGCACAATGATTCGAGAATCGATTGTCTAG
- a CDS encoding acetylornithine transaminase, whose protein sequence is MVERGNKVIMETYKRFPIEFVSGSGCTLTDSEGKKYLDFVAGIAVNSLGHCHPGFSKVVKEQLDSLIHVSNLYWTEPAIALAEALVKYSGLDKVFYCNSGAEACEAALKLCRVYGKLNKSEDAVEIISMDQSFHGRTYAAITATGQKKYQKNLEPLMPEIYHVPFNDIEALKKQISPKTCGIILEAIQGEGGINPADAEYLKEVREICDRENIVLIFDEVQTGIGRTGELFAYQKYGVTPDVVTMAKGLGGGLPIGGIIAKDKMASVFTPGTHASTFGGNPLVCAGGLFVIETLMADGFLAEVQDKGDYLKGKLLALKEKYDCIKDVRGMGLMIGVEVDKAPGEIVAKAMEDGLLLVGAGDSAIRFVPPLVVTKAEIDQAVEIFEKAL, encoded by the coding sequence ATGGTTGAACGAGGAAATAAAGTTATTATGGAAACCTATAAACGATTTCCAATTGAATTTGTCAGTGGATCTGGTTGTACACTGACCGACAGCGAAGGAAAAAAATATTTGGATTTTGTGGCTGGAATTGCCGTAAACTCTTTGGGACATTGCCATCCTGGCTTTAGCAAAGTAGTTAAAGAGCAACTTGACAGCCTGATTCATGTATCAAACCTGTATTGGACTGAACCGGCTATAGCACTTGCAGAGGCGCTGGTAAAATATAGTGGACTGGATAAGGTTTTTTACTGTAACAGTGGGGCTGAAGCCTGCGAAGCTGCTTTAAAGCTTTGTCGGGTTTACGGCAAGCTTAATAAAAGTGAAGATGCTGTTGAAATTATTTCAATGGACCAGTCTTTTCATGGCCGTACCTATGCAGCTATCACCGCTACCGGTCAAAAGAAATATCAGAAAAATCTGGAACCGCTGATGCCTGAGATTTATCATGTTCCCTTTAACGATATCGAGGCTTTGAAAAAGCAGATTTCTCCAAAAACCTGTGGGATTATTCTGGAAGCAATTCAGGGCGAAGGCGGAATCAATCCAGCGGATGCAGAATATTTAAAAGAAGTGCGAGAGATTTGTGATCGTGAAAATATTGTCCTGATATTTGATGAGGTACAAACTGGGATTGGCCGAACGGGTGAGCTGTTTGCCTATCAGAAATATGGTGTTACACCGGATGTGGTGACGATGGCTAAAGGTCTTGGCGGCGGTCTGCCAATCGGCGGAATTATTGCCAAGGATAAGATGGCATCGGTCTTTACACCAGGTACTCATGCTTCCACTTTTGGTGGCAATCCTTTAGTTTGTGCAGGTGGACTTTTCGTGATAGAAACCCTGATGGCTGATGGCTTTTTAGCAGAGGTCCAGGATAAGGGGGATTATCTTAAGGGAAAATTATTGGCGCTAAAAGAAAAATATGATTGTATTAAAGATGTGCGTGGAATGGGACTGATGATCGGGGTAGAAGTTGATAAAGCACCAGGTGAAATTGTTGCCAAAGCAATGGAAGACGGACTGCTTTTAGTCGGGGCTGGTGATTCAGCAATTCGTTTTGTGCCGCCACTGGTAGTAACAAAAGCCGAAATCGATCAGGCTGTTGAAATTTTTGAGAAAGCGCTATAA
- a CDS encoding response regulator transcription factor encodes MRILFVEDEKKITDALQELCRIQNIDCDIANDGEEGLLFALNPIYDVIVLDIMLPLKSGTEILQQIRDQGISTPVLMLTAKGTIDDKVKGLDMGADDYLVKPFSAKELFARIRALGRRPDHGIKGETIVFEDVSFNTKKNVLQTEEQEFKLSVKEAKILEMLLKRPNQVFTREQILDRVWGFDKEVNENNIEIYVHNLRKKIANTQVKIDTIRGVGYTLGKK; translated from the coding sequence ATGCGTATACTGTTTGTAGAAGACGAAAAAAAGATAACCGATGCACTTCAGGAGTTGTGCAGGATACAGAATATCGATTGTGATATCGCTAATGATGGCGAGGAAGGACTTTTATTTGCTTTAAATCCTATTTACGATGTGATCGTTCTGGATATTATGCTGCCTTTAAAAAGTGGAACAGAAATTCTTCAGCAAATTCGTGATCAGGGCATTTCTACCCCGGTTTTAATGTTAACCGCCAAGGGGACCATTGATGATAAGGTGAAGGGCTTGGATATGGGGGCTGATGATTATCTTGTCAAGCCATTTTCAGCTAAGGAGCTCTTTGCCAGAATTCGTGCATTGGGACGTCGTCCGGATCATGGCATAAAGGGAGAAACAATCGTTTTTGAAGATGTAAGCTTTAATACTAAGAAAAACGTTTTGCAGACAGAAGAGCAGGAATTCAAACTTTCGGTGAAGGAAGCTAAAATTCTTGAAATGCTCTTGAAAAGACCAAACCAGGTGTTTACCAGAGAACAAATACTGGATCGGGTTTGGGGATTTGACAAGGAAGTTAACGAAAATAATATTGAAATTTATGTACATAATCTACGCAAGAAAATTGCCAATACTCAGGTTAAAATTGATACCATTCGCGGAGTGGGGTATACGCTTGGTAAAAAATAA